The DNA region GTAAACTGTCAGGGCCGACAAGGGGATGACCAGCGCCCCAGCCAGCGCCGCCAGCCCGCCGCCGATCGCCCAAGCCGTCGCAGCGACCCGGTTCTCCTGAACGCCGAGCAACTTCGCGGCCGTTCGGTTCTGCGCCGTCGCACGAAGGGCAACCCCAAAGGTGGTTCGCTTCACGAGCTGGATCACTCCGACAGCGACGGCGAGCGTCAGAAGGACTGCGCCGATCTGCTGCCATCCGAGCCCGACGTCGCCCAAGGCCAACGATCCCGCCGGGAACTGCTGTGGGGGGCGAGCCTGCGTGGTGTTACGCCATATGAACGCGGCAGCACCTTGCAGGAAACCGGCGATCGCAAGCGCCGCGATGACTTTTGCGAGCAAGCCGGAGTCTCGCATCCTGCGGAAGACGACCAGATACACTCCCGCGCCCAGCGAAGCACCGAAGGCGACGGCGATCGCAAGGGACAGAACGACCGGGAGACCCAGCGAACGATCGACTTGGAAATAGACCCACGTCGAGAACATGGCCATAGCGCCGTGGGCAAAGTTCAACACCCCCGACGACTTGTAGATCAGCACGACTCCAATCCCGAGCAACGCGAACACCCCGCCGAGGAAGATCCCGTTGACGAAGTCCTGGACCAGAAGCGTCAGGCTAACGGCCAGCATCAGTACCCCCACCCGCAGTCGCCCTTCGAAGAAACCCGCTTCATCGCGCCACCCGGAGACAACCAGTCGCTGACGCGATAAAACGCGTTGTTGCAGATCTGGAGCATCATGAACTGCCCCATCCCAAGGTGATCGGTCGGCGAGGTGTTGATCTGCGCTCCGACGCCGGTGTCGAAGCCCTTAAGGTTTCCGAGAACATCGATCAAGTCCTTGCGCGTCAGATCGGCGCCGAGCTGCGTCGCGGCGTACTCGAAGGCCATCATCCCGATCCAGCCACCCAGTGTTTGAGCGTCCGCGTACTTGACGCCGTCGGGATAGTAGGCGCGCATCGCAGCAAGATACTGGCGCATCTGTGGCGTGTCGACGCCGGCCCATCCCCATCCGTTGTTATCGGTGTACCCGCCGTCGCAAGGCGGACCACAGTTGTCGGTGGCCGCGCGCCCCCAAGCCGACTTGGAAACCCACGGAACCTTCCACGTCTGGCGCGCGGC from Actinomycetota bacterium includes:
- a CDS encoding branched-chain amino acid ABC transporter permease translates to MLAVSLTLLVQDFVNGIFLGGVFALLGIGVVLIYKSSGVLNFAHGAMAMFSTWVYFQVDRSLGLPVVLSLAIAVAFGASLGAGVYLVVFRRMRDSGLLAKVIAALAIAGFLQGAAAFIWRNTTQARPPQQFPAGSLALGDVGLGWQQIGAVLLTLAVAVGVIQLVKRTTFGVALRATAQNRTAAKLLGVQENRVAATAWAIGGGLAALAGALVIPLSALTVYSMTGYMVRGFVAAVVGGFVSLPAALIGGFGLGIAQETLLATPLASLSRVFAGLAVAVLLLLRVERFFALDQELRALEEAG